In the genome of Croceimicrobium hydrocarbonivorans, one region contains:
- the scpA gene encoding methylmalonyl-CoA mutase translates to MSRHKFSSNYQAQAYEAPQAERHYWQSPEGLEIPSLFNKKDFEKLQHTQFVAGLPPYLRGPYSSMYTIRPWTIRQYAGFSTAEESNAFYRRNLAAGQKGLSVAFDLATHRGYDSDHERVVGDVGKAGVAIDSVEDMKILFDQIPLDKMSVSMTMNGAVIPVMAFYIVAAEEQGVSPDQLSGTIQNDILKEFMVRNTYIYPPLPSMRIIADIFEFTSHNMSRFNSISISGYHMHEAGATADIELAYTLADGLEYIRTGLKAGLKIDDFAPRLSFFWGIGMNHFMEIAKMRAGRMLWAKLVKQFNPENAKSMALRTHSQTSGYSLTEQDPFNNVARTTIEAMAAAFGGTQSLHTNSLDEAIALPTDFSARIARNTQLILQDELGINRSADPWGGSWYVEYLTDQIATKAWELIQEVEELGGMAKAIETGIPKMRIEEAAAKKQARIDSGKEWIIGVNSYRNEKDEAIELLEVDNAEVRRKQIESINKLKENRNTEAVANCLAKLEEAARSGEGNLLALAVDAARERATLGEISLALEKAFGRYTATIRSISGVYSNEMKQDDKFKKAQDLADQFEAVEGRRPRIMIAKMGQDGHDRGAKVVATSFADLGFDVDIGPLFQTPAEAARQAVENDVHLLGVSSLAAGHKTLVPQVIEELKKLGREDILVIAGGVIPPNDYEYLFNAGVVGVFGPGTVIADAAARILEIMLEEQSTEKQS, encoded by the coding sequence CATACCCAATTTGTAGCCGGACTCCCCCCTTATTTACGGGGTCCCTACAGCAGTATGTATACCATTCGCCCCTGGACTATTCGCCAATATGCTGGCTTTAGTACTGCCGAGGAATCGAATGCCTTTTACCGTCGCAATTTAGCGGCTGGTCAAAAGGGTTTATCGGTGGCCTTTGATTTAGCGACTCACCGGGGTTACGACTCTGATCATGAGCGTGTGGTAGGTGATGTGGGTAAGGCAGGCGTGGCCATCGACAGTGTTGAGGACATGAAAATTCTCTTCGATCAAATTCCCTTAGATAAGATGTCGGTCTCCATGACCATGAACGGAGCGGTAATCCCTGTGATGGCCTTTTATATTGTGGCAGCCGAGGAGCAAGGAGTAAGTCCTGATCAATTATCGGGAACCATCCAAAACGATATCCTCAAAGAATTTATGGTGCGGAATACTTATATCTACCCACCATTGCCATCGATGCGCATTATTGCCGATATCTTTGAGTTTACCAGTCATAATATGTCTCGCTTCAACAGCATATCCATTAGTGGATACCACATGCATGAAGCGGGAGCTACCGCCGATATTGAATTGGCCTATACCCTGGCCGATGGATTAGAATACATCCGAACCGGTTTAAAAGCGGGATTAAAGATTGATGATTTTGCCCCCCGTTTATCTTTCTTCTGGGGCATCGGCATGAACCATTTTATGGAAATTGCTAAAATGCGCGCCGGCCGAATGCTGTGGGCGAAATTGGTAAAACAGTTTAATCCGGAGAATGCCAAGTCTATGGCCTTGCGTACCCACAGTCAAACCAGTGGTTACAGCCTTACGGAGCAAGATCCTTTCAATAATGTGGCGCGAACTACTATCGAAGCCATGGCAGCCGCCTTTGGAGGTACTCAAAGCTTGCATACCAATTCATTAGATGAGGCAATTGCTTTGCCAACGGATTTCTCTGCCCGTATTGCCCGGAATACCCAATTAATCTTGCAAGATGAGTTGGGCATTAACCGCAGTGCCGATCCTTGGGGTGGTTCATGGTATGTAGAATACCTCACCGATCAAATTGCTACTAAGGCATGGGAGCTAATTCAGGAAGTAGAAGAATTAGGCGGAATGGCCAAAGCTATTGAAACTGGTATTCCTAAAATGCGCATTGAAGAAGCCGCGGCTAAAAAGCAGGCTCGTATTGATTCCGGTAAGGAATGGATTATCGGTGTAAATAGCTATCGCAATGAAAAGGATGAGGCGATTGAACTCCTGGAAGTAGATAATGCTGAGGTTCGTCGCAAGCAGATTGAGAGCATTAATAAGCTTAAGGAAAACCGCAATACTGAGGCGGTAGCGAATTGCCTGGCCAAATTAGAAGAAGCGGCCCGCAGTGGTGAAGGAAACCTTCTAGCCTTAGCGGTAGACGCGGCTCGTGAAAGAGCTACCTTAGGGGAAATTAGCTTGGCCTTAGAAAAAGCCTTCGGTCGATATACCGCTACCATTCGTAGCATTAGCGGCGTATATAGTAATGAGATGAAGCAGGACGATAAATTTAAAAAGGCTCAGGATTTAGCCGATCAATTTGAAGCGGTGGAAGGTCGCCGTCCTCGGATTATGATCGCTAAAATGGGGCAAGACGGTCACGATCGTGGAGCCAAAGTAGTGGCTACTTCCTTTGCTGATTTAGGTTTTGATGTGGATATAGGTCCATTATTCCAAACACCGGCAGAAGCTGCCAGGCAAGCGGTAGAAAATGATGTGCATCTCTTAGGAGTTTCCTCATTAGCGGCCGGTCATAAAACTTTGGTACCTCAGGTAATCGAAGAATTGAAAAAGCTGGGGCGTGAAGATATCTTGGTTATTGCCGGTGGAGTAATTCCGCCTAATGACTATGAATACCTCTTCAATGCTGGAGTAGTAGGAGTATTTGGCCCTGGAACGGTGATTGCCGATGCCGCTGCTCGTATTTTAGAAATCATGTTGGAAGAGCAATCCACTGAAAAACAGAGTTAA
- a CDS encoding YbaB/EbfC family nucleoid-associated protein, whose translation MFGNIKDMMGKLQEAQAQAKDMKDRLEQIEIKESFQGIEIVINGNRKLRDLKIDPALAQDAEELEDKLLLALNKALEKAEALHDAEMKKMASGMMPGLDMFN comes from the coding sequence ATGTTCGGGAATATTAAGGATATGATGGGCAAGCTTCAAGAAGCGCAAGCCCAAGCTAAGGACATGAAAGATCGCCTGGAGCAAATTGAAATAAAAGAAAGCTTTCAGGGAATTGAAATAGTAATAAATGGCAATCGAAAATTGCGGGATCTAAAAATTGATCCTGCCCTGGCTCAAGATGCGGAGGAGTTGGAAGACAAATTACTTTTAGCCCTCAATAAAGCCCTTGAAAAGGCGGAAGCCCTGCATGATGCTGAAATGAAGAAAATGGCCTCTGGCATGATGCCGGGCCTGGATATGTTCAATTAG
- the meaB gene encoding methylmalonyl Co-A mutase-associated GTPase MeaB: MDSINPNFRSRAGKRSLNPAELKAGILKGDRASLSRALTLCESKLAQHRELAEELLQGLMPHTGNSIRIGITGVPGVGKSTFIEAFGKELIEAEHRLAVLAIDPSSGRSKGSILGDKTRMHELSQDTRAFIRPSPSGGSLGGVARRTRESILLCEAAGYDVILVETVGVGQSETAVKNMVDFFMLLMLAGAGDELQGIKRGIMEMADLLLINKADDPKDPRVKLAMGEYKRALHLFPPNPNEWIPKVQACSALQKSGIAEAWEVILSFENQQKNKGYFEAERQRQSLAWFEESIGELVLEQVRSGSNYQAAFQEIQSLVKEGKLEAGVAAHRLVEKLFA; the protein is encoded by the coding sequence ATGGATTCCATCAATCCCAATTTCCGGTCCCGAGCAGGCAAGCGATCCTTGAATCCGGCCGAGCTTAAAGCGGGCATCTTAAAGGGTGACCGGGCTTCTCTAAGCCGGGCCCTAACTCTATGTGAAAGTAAGCTAGCGCAACACCGCGAATTGGCCGAAGAGCTTTTGCAAGGCTTAATGCCGCATACTGGGAATTCGATTCGCATTGGGATTACAGGGGTACCTGGAGTGGGGAAATCCACCTTTATCGAAGCATTTGGCAAGGAGCTGATTGAGGCTGAACACCGATTAGCGGTATTAGCTATTGACCCTAGTAGCGGTCGCAGCAAGGGTAGCATTTTGGGGGATAAAACCCGCATGCATGAGCTATCGCAAGATACCCGTGCTTTTATTCGTCCTTCCCCCTCTGGAGGTTCATTGGGTGGAGTGGCGCGTCGTACCCGAGAAAGCATTTTACTCTGCGAAGCAGCAGGTTATGATGTAATTCTAGTCGAAACCGTAGGCGTTGGCCAGAGTGAAACGGCGGTGAAGAACATGGTCGACTTTTTTATGCTGCTGATGCTGGCGGGTGCCGGAGATGAATTACAGGGCATCAAAAGGGGAATCATGGAAATGGCCGATTTACTCTTGATCAATAAGGCGGATGACCCTAAAGATCCCCGGGTTAAACTTGCCATGGGCGAATACAAAAGAGCCTTGCATCTCTTCCCGCCTAATCCTAATGAATGGATTCCAAAGGTACAGGCCTGTTCAGCACTTCAGAAAAGTGGAATCGCCGAAGCATGGGAAGTGATTTTAAGTTTTGAAAATCAGCAAAAGAACAAGGGCTATTTCGAGGCCGAAAGACAGCGTCAGTCCTTGGCTTGGTTCGAGGAAAGCATTGGAGAACTGGTATTGGAACAGGTACGATCTGGCAGCAATTATCAGGCGGCTTTTCAGGAAATACAAAGTTTGGTTAAGGAAGGGAAGCTAGAAGCAGGTGTGGCTGCGCATCGCTTGGTGGAGAAATTGTTTGCATAA
- a CDS encoding M48 family metallopeptidase — translation MKKSLIPVYLLFLLFVSNGSFAQSVGHNYQKDYHPIQVAGYIPEDFLDRLDQDVDSLKIGDPLSDYEFNQYYSTLYFLKSGKFSFGDPVSLYLERIKNKLLQDDPNLSKEIRIYLYRSSSPIGFCLGNGIIGIGPNLIAHLQSEDELAFVIAHEIAHYKLKHSFESFVQNRIERTDLDRVEYLESLVHRSKNQELEADSIGAEIFQAAGYQLEAAEECLVHLHGTYHPFGRCHLDTDLFELGDFPKVPSYYLEGANDSVSTDYEYVDDSQCHPNIQKRIGQIQRQPKVSSQSKTAAIASFEEFKLQCSFEAIHWQLLEQDYAEAWYNIACLKEQFPSNQFLIRGELRALYGLAAFKSSAANYLQEKEPRLNQGPVQAFYLFLRRVSSKQFTAITRRKILNYLELNPNDLEAQMMMKDLNRMFFAHNNILDPYREFLKPLPDLHFEPDSTLSPRRREMALKYHYVDYYLHLIPELRDSAAIEATMLEDQSYLEKAKQGFSAKNVEKPEVPYPLDSVLVLEPRIIPYSKDLYPADFRTCREVGIKVYSYMVRMKDKFSSGTDPLFRADWDTTALHEYNLGTQFNALIREAYWMRKTGFSTCRKYVPGSMDPLNYNYLFGVIAVYNLEDDDPYYCYLINLQNGDILYKRDETYGIKISAYEIDREMRYDLRQIGAMEGRF, via the coding sequence ATGAAGAAGAGCCTTATTCCTGTTTACCTGCTTTTTTTACTTTTTGTTTCAAACGGCAGCTTTGCCCAGAGCGTGGGGCATAATTACCAGAAAGATTATCATCCCATTCAAGTAGCCGGATATATTCCGGAAGATTTTTTAGATCGATTAGATCAAGATGTGGATAGCCTGAAAATTGGCGATCCGCTAAGTGACTATGAATTTAACCAGTATTACAGTACACTGTATTTTCTAAAAAGTGGGAAATTCTCTTTTGGAGATCCAGTGAGTCTTTATTTGGAGCGTATTAAAAATAAGTTGCTTCAGGATGATCCGAACTTAAGTAAGGAGATCCGTATTTATCTCTATCGAAGTTCATCGCCCATTGGTTTTTGCTTGGGAAACGGAATCATAGGTATAGGCCCAAATCTTATAGCCCATTTACAATCAGAGGATGAGTTGGCTTTTGTTATAGCTCATGAGATTGCCCATTATAAGCTGAAGCATAGTTTTGAAAGCTTTGTCCAGAACCGGATAGAAAGAACGGATTTGGATCGAGTGGAGTACCTTGAATCACTGGTTCATCGATCTAAGAATCAGGAACTAGAAGCGGATTCTATCGGAGCAGAAATTTTTCAAGCCGCGGGTTATCAATTAGAAGCTGCGGAGGAATGCCTGGTTCATTTACATGGAACCTATCACCCTTTTGGTCGTTGCCATCTAGATACCGATCTATTTGAGTTAGGTGACTTTCCTAAAGTACCAAGCTATTATTTGGAGGGGGCTAATGATTCTGTCTCTACCGATTATGAGTATGTCGATGATAGTCAATGTCATCCCAATATTCAAAAGCGTATAGGTCAGATTCAGCGTCAGCCCAAAGTGTCAAGTCAATCAAAAACTGCTGCCATAGCTTCATTCGAGGAATTTAAACTTCAATGTTCATTCGAGGCCATACACTGGCAATTATTGGAGCAGGACTATGCTGAGGCATGGTATAATATTGCTTGCTTAAAAGAGCAATTCCCTTCCAACCAATTTTTAATCCGTGGGGAGCTAAGGGCTTTATATGGCTTGGCAGCCTTTAAATCCTCGGCAGCAAATTATTTACAGGAAAAAGAGCCTCGATTAAATCAAGGTCCGGTGCAGGCTTTTTATTTATTCCTTAGAAGAGTCTCATCCAAGCAGTTTACGGCAATAACCCGTCGCAAGATTTTGAATTACCTCGAATTAAATCCCAATGATTTGGAGGCACAAATGATGATGAAAGACTTAAACAGAATGTTTTTCGCGCATAACAACATTCTTGATCCTTACCGAGAATTTTTAAAGCCATTGCCGGATTTGCATTTTGAACCGGATAGTACTTTGAGTCCAAGAAGAAGGGAAATGGCTTTAAAGTATCACTATGTTGATTACTACTTACATCTAATACCAGAGTTGAGGGATAGTGCAGCAATAGAGGCTACAATGCTTGAGGACCAATCTTATCTTGAAAAGGCAAAGCAAGGTTTCTCTGCTAAAAATGTTGAAAAACCAGAGGTTCCCTATCCATTGGATTCGGTTTTAGTTTTGGAACCAAGGATAATCCCCTATTCTAAAGATTTATACCCCGCCGATTTTAGAACCTGCAGAGAAGTAGGGATTAAGGTATATTCATATATGGTTCGGATGAAAGATAAATTTAGTTCCGGCACGGACCCTCTTTTTCGAGCTGATTGGGATACAACTGCATTGCACGAGTACAATTTAGGAACTCAATTTAATGCCTTAATAAGAGAGGCTTATTGGATGCGGAAAACAGGTTTTAGCACTTGTCGGAAGTATGTCCCTGGCAGCATGGATCCACTCAATTATAACTACTTGTTTGGTGTTATTGCCGTCTACAATTTAGAAGACGATGATCCTTACTACTGCTATTTAATCAATTTACAAAACGGAGATATCCTTTATAAACGAGATGAAACTTATGGCATCAAGATTTCCGCCTACGAAATTGATCGTGAGATGCGCTATGATTTGCGCCAGATTGGAGCCATGGAAGGTAGATTTTAA
- a CDS encoding DUF7935 family protein: MELFIEILKYALPSIFLLVLTYMMLSNFMDNEEKRRLYFLKKETQKSALPVRMAAYERIALFLERIHPDRLLIRVPAKDMKARQYRNLLVESIRIEFEHNLSQQIYLSDEAWNLAVNAKSATVGMINNWAQDIDPDAPAFDLSKHILNKVMTMENFPTKGAIRYLKGEIRANF, translated from the coding sequence ATGGAGCTTTTTATTGAAATACTCAAATACGCATTACCCTCCATATTTTTATTGGTCTTGACCTATATGATGCTATCCAATTTTATGGATAATGAGGAAAAGCGCCGTTTATACTTCCTGAAAAAGGAAACTCAAAAAAGTGCTTTGCCTGTGCGGATGGCGGCTTACGAGCGTATTGCTTTGTTTTTAGAACGCATTCACCCTGATCGATTATTGATTAGAGTACCAGCTAAGGATATGAAAGCTCGTCAGTATCGTAATCTACTGGTAGAGAGTATCCGTATTGAGTTTGAGCATAATTTGTCGCAGCAAATCTATCTGAGTGACGAAGCTTGGAATCTGGCTGTAAATGCCAAAAGTGCTACAGTGGGAATGATCAATAATTGGGCTCAGGATATTGATCCAGATGCACCGGCATTCGACCTCAGTAAGCACATTTTGAATAAGGTGATGACCATGGAGAATTTTCCAACCAAAGGAGCCATTCGCTATTTGAAAGGAGAAATTCGAGCGAACTTCTAG
- a CDS encoding pyridoxal phosphate-dependent aminotransferase — MNKISQRILDLSESATIAMSRRSREMREQGLDVISLSLGEPDFETPDFVRQAAKEAIDIGYSHYPPIPGYQDLRQAIAHKLKRDNGLDYTANQIVVSTGAKQSLANVILCTVDPGDEVLLPAPYWVSYYEQIRLAGGTPVIIPTAIENDFKVTRDDLEKYHTDKTKLVIFSSPCNPSGSVFSKEDLAEIADYLKAHPNVIAISDEIYELINFKSQHVSLASFSEIYDQVVTVNGLSKGFAMTGWRIGYIAAPQEIADACVKMQGQFTSATSSIAQRAALAALQADPSEMDYMKEAFEERRAKVGEWLREIPGLKVNQPEGAFYFFPDVSALLGSKIGDRTINDSADLCMYLLEEALVALVPGDAFGSPECIRISYASSLKDLETALSRIKAAIEKLDHA, encoded by the coding sequence ATGAATAAAATATCGCAGCGTATCCTTGACTTATCCGAATCGGCCACAATTGCAATGAGCCGTCGGAGTCGCGAAATGCGTGAACAAGGATTGGACGTTATCAGCCTTTCTTTAGGCGAACCAGATTTCGAAACCCCTGATTTTGTGCGCCAAGCCGCCAAAGAGGCCATCGATATTGGTTATTCCCATTATCCACCCATCCCCGGATATCAGGATTTAAGACAAGCCATTGCGCACAAATTGAAACGCGACAACGGATTGGACTATACTGCAAATCAAATTGTAGTATCCACCGGCGCGAAACAATCCTTGGCCAATGTGATTTTATGTACGGTTGATCCCGGTGATGAAGTGCTCTTACCGGCGCCTTATTGGGTAAGCTATTACGAGCAAATTCGTTTGGCAGGAGGAACTCCGGTTATCATCCCTACCGCTATTGAAAACGACTTCAAGGTTACCAGAGACGATCTCGAAAAATACCATACGGATAAAACCAAATTGGTAATTTTTAGCTCACCCTGTAATCCCTCAGGTTCTGTATTTAGCAAGGAAGATCTAGCTGAAATTGCCGATTATCTAAAAGCTCATCCCAATGTTATTGCGATTAGCGACGAGATTTATGAGCTGATTAATTTCAAGTCTCAGCATGTAAGCCTGGCCTCTTTTAGTGAAATTTACGATCAAGTTGTTACCGTAAACGGACTTAGTAAAGGCTTTGCGATGACTGGCTGGAGGATTGGCTATATCGCCGCTCCTCAAGAAATCGCCGATGCCTGCGTAAAAATGCAGGGGCAATTTACCTCAGCCACTTCCAGTATTGCTCAAAGAGCTGCACTGGCCGCCTTGCAGGCCGATCCCTCTGAAATGGATTACATGAAAGAGGCTTTTGAAGAACGCAGAGCTAAAGTTGGTGAGTGGTTACGCGAAATTCCAGGCTTGAAGGTTAATCAGCCAGAAGGCGCCTTCTATTTTTTCCCGGATGTAAGTGCCCTATTGGGTTCTAAAATTGGGGACAGAACCATTAATGATTCTGCCGACCTTTGCATGTACCTGCTTGAAGAGGCTTTGGTGGCATTAGTACCAGGTGATGCCTTTGGTAGCCCCGAATGTATTCGGATATCGTACGCTTCCTCCTTAAAAGATTTGGAAACCGCCCTTAGTAGAATTAAAGCGGCAATTGAAAAATTAGACCATGCTTAA
- a CDS encoding DUF4254 domain-containing protein — MLKAQEMMALFNLAIEDYHIKDHVDQEMKNPFPMDSLQEMLYQKNWIDTVQWHLEDIIRDPAIKPQKALEIKRRIDASNQDRTDMVEQIDDAILSLYTDVQVQSFARLNTESPGWAIDRLSILALKIFHMNVEAQREDVTPELLAKNQHKLSVLKVQEEDLCTAIDQLLDDLATGKRIAKVYRQMKMYNDPELNPVLYQNK, encoded by the coding sequence ATGCTTAAAGCTCAGGAAATGATGGCCCTCTTCAATTTGGCCATCGAAGATTATCATATCAAAGATCATGTTGATCAGGAAATGAAAAACCCATTTCCCATGGATAGCCTCCAGGAAATGCTGTATCAGAAAAACTGGATCGACACCGTGCAATGGCATTTGGAAGATATTATCCGTGATCCGGCAATTAAGCCTCAAAAAGCCCTGGAAATAAAACGTCGCATCGATGCTAGCAATCAGGATCGTACCGATATGGTGGAGCAAATTGATGACGCGATTCTCTCCTTGTACACTGATGTTCAAGTACAATCTTTTGCCCGTTTAAATACTGAAAGTCCAGGTTGGGCCATTGACCGCTTGTCCATTTTGGCTTTGAAAATTTTCCACATGAATGTGGAAGCCCAGCGCGAAGATGTGACACCAGAGCTTTTAGCGAAAAATCAACACAAACTCTCTGTTCTCAAAGTTCAGGAGGAAGACCTCTGCACCGCCATCGATCAACTATTGGATGATTTAGCGACCGGCAAACGCATTGCCAAGGTTTATCGCCAGATGAAGATGTACAATGATCCGGAACTAAATCCGGTGCTTTATCAGAATAAGTAA
- a CDS encoding glycosyltransferase family 9 protein, whose translation MRILVQRFSALGDIMILLPILQQLKAEHPEHEIALLSRPYIGRLCQDLGLQFYGAQLQKEHKGVLGLKRLVKEVNRDFKPDLLIDAHSVLRTKIISKFFALKGVPTESLHKDRQARKAFLESTNPAQAALAPISQLHLDCFARQNISISFNRDSIKAAPYQLSAEHLQWWEESKAEINIGIAPGARHKSKEWPREKFIALLKDLGRPNRKFFLFGGPDEVEGLRELAKAAEVSFEIVAGKFKLDQEIALMKHLDVFVSHDSSNMHMAAWSGCPVVSIWGGTHPGAGFAPYANEDHMVSLDPGTLDCQPCSIFGTSTCKRGDFACMQDLAVSKVAEKVNSLI comes from the coding sequence ATGCGGATCTTAGTCCAGCGTTTTTCCGCCCTGGGCGACATCATGATCCTGCTACCTATACTTCAGCAGCTTAAAGCCGAGCATCCCGAACATGAAATAGCCCTCCTGAGTCGTCCCTATATAGGAAGGCTTTGCCAGGATTTGGGCCTTCAATTCTATGGCGCTCAATTGCAAAAGGAGCATAAAGGAGTACTAGGCTTAAAGCGTTTGGTAAAAGAGGTTAATCGCGACTTTAAGCCGGATTTGCTAATTGATGCGCATTCGGTTTTACGTACCAAAATCATCAGCAAGTTTTTCGCACTCAAAGGAGTTCCCACCGAAAGCCTGCATAAAGATCGACAAGCTCGCAAAGCTTTTTTAGAGAGTACAAATCCTGCTCAGGCAGCTCTGGCTCCCATAAGTCAGTTACATCTGGATTGCTTTGCTCGTCAAAATATCTCCATCTCATTTAATCGGGATAGCATTAAAGCTGCTCCTTATCAATTAAGCGCTGAACATTTGCAATGGTGGGAAGAATCCAAGGCAGAAATCAATATTGGTATCGCCCCTGGCGCTCGACATAAATCCAAGGAATGGCCTCGTGAAAAGTTCATTGCCCTGCTTAAGGATCTGGGAAGACCAAATAGAAAGTTCTTCCTCTTTGGTGGGCCTGATGAAGTAGAAGGCTTAAGAGAACTGGCCAAAGCCGCTGAAGTTTCTTTCGAGATAGTCGCAGGCAAATTTAAATTGGATCAGGAAATTGCCTTGATGAAACATTTGGATGTTTTCGTAAGTCATGATTCTTCCAATATGCACATGGCCGCCTGGAGTGGCTGTCCGGTGGTTTCCATTTGGGGTGGCACGCATCCCGGCGCTGGCTTTGCGCCCTATGCTAATGAGGATCATATGGTTTCCTTAGATCCAGGCACACTCGATTGCCAACCTTGCAGCATTTTCGGGACCAGTACTTGTAAAAGAGGGGACTTCGCCTGTATGCAAGATTTAGCGGTTAGTAAAGTAGCTGAAAAAGTAAATTCCTTGATCTAG
- the ubiE gene encoding bifunctional demethylmenaquinone methyltransferase/2-methoxy-6-polyprenyl-1,4-benzoquinol methylase UbiE, giving the protein MSQEVKPYQADGSKKEQVAEMFDNISKRYDLLNHVLSLSIDKGWRKKVVKMVKARNPEMILDVATGTADLAIALEKSGAQAITGIDISNGMLEVGRKKVADKGLSKLITLKQADSENLPFADNTFDAITVAFGVRNFENLKQGLKEMYRVLKPGGHLVVLEFSQPQAFPMKQLYNFYFKNILPGIGKLISKDSRAYTYLPESVQAFPHGEAFMKIMGECQYKRGARIPLTFGIASIYEGIK; this is encoded by the coding sequence ATGAGTCAGGAAGTAAAGCCTTATCAGGCAGACGGAAGCAAGAAAGAGCAGGTAGCGGAAATGTTCGATAATATTTCGAAACGCTACGATCTTTTAAACCATGTTTTGTCTTTAAGCATCGACAAAGGTTGGCGTAAAAAAGTGGTAAAAATGGTAAAAGCCCGTAATCCGGAAATGATTCTGGATGTGGCTACTGGTACCGCGGATTTAGCTATCGCTCTTGAAAAAAGTGGTGCTCAAGCCATCACTGGAATCGACATTTCCAATGGTATGCTGGAGGTGGGTCGCAAAAAAGTGGCGGACAAAGGCCTTAGCAAGCTAATCACCCTGAAGCAGGCAGATTCCGAAAATCTTCCTTTCGCTGATAATACCTTTGATGCTATTACCGTAGCCTTTGGCGTGCGGAACTTCGAAAACCTAAAACAAGGTTTAAAAGAAATGTATCGGGTATTGAAACCCGGCGGTCATTTGGTGGTATTGGAGTTTTCACAGCCCCAGGCCTTCCCGATGAAACAACTCTACAATTTCTATTTCAAGAATATCCTTCCCGGGATTGGTAAGCTGATCAGTAAAGATAGCCGAGCCTATACTTACTTACCTGAGTCAGTGCAAGCCTTTCCACACGGCGAAGCATTCATGAAAATTATGGGAGAATGCCAATATAAGCGCGGAGCTAGAATTCCCCTTACCTTTGGTATTGCCTCTATCTACGAAGGAATAAAATAA
- the porT gene encoding type IX secretion/gliding motility protein PorT/SprT has protein sequence MIVNKKYFILFLLLGLSLNMSAQLSRRLKNNPRYDRKVIDFGFSIGLNYTDLRTRTLPDLSTQLPGYYRVYSETSPGYNIRIISKLRLGDHWDLNFSPGYAFTVRTLRFDILNQFTLEREMVERDIESSFLEFPVYFKFRADRIGNYRMYLLAGPKYNIDLASDQDVEDDRVFKLKRNEVYYDMGIGVDIYFEFFKFSPQIIYSFGITNQKVVDDTFLAAGLQGVYTRGLLINFTFE, from the coding sequence ATGATCGTGAACAAAAAGTATTTCATCCTCTTCCTCCTTTTGGGGCTTAGCCTCAATATGAGTGCGCAATTAAGTCGCCGACTTAAAAATAATCCGCGCTATGATCGCAAGGTGATTGATTTTGGTTTTTCGATTGGATTGAATTACACGGATCTGCGCACGCGCACCCTTCCTGACCTAAGCACCCAATTACCAGGCTATTACCGTGTGTATTCAGAAACTTCACCTGGTTACAATATTCGGATCATTAGCAAATTACGCCTGGGGGATCACTGGGACCTCAACTTTAGTCCTGGTTATGCCTTTACCGTGCGCACCTTGCGTTTCGACATCCTCAACCAATTTACCTTGGAAAGAGAAATGGTGGAGCGCGATATTGAATCCTCATTCTTAGAATTCCCGGTTTACTTCAAGTTTCGGGCCGATCGCATTGGTAATTACCGCATGTACCTTTTGGCCGGACCTAAATACAATATCGACCTTGCCAGTGATCAGGATGTTGAAGATGATCGCGTTTTTAAACTGAAGCGCAATGAGGTCTATTACGATATGGGGATTGGGGTAGATATCTATTTCGAATTCTTCAAATTTTCCCCGCAAATCATCTATTCCTTTGGCATCACCAATCAGAAGGTGGTAGACGACACCTTTTTGGCCGCAGGATTACAGGGAGTTTATACCCGTGGATTGCTGATCAATTTCACTTTCGAATAA